Proteins from a genomic interval of Pelodiscus sinensis isolate JC-2024 unplaced genomic scaffold, ASM4963464v1 ctg37, whole genome shotgun sequence:
- the LOC142824055 gene encoding uncharacterized protein LOC142824055 — protein MSQPSEGSQPSTAPHDQPGGSREPARGRTRRAPAWSSAEIVDLIEVWGEASNVHDLRTSHRNAAVYGRMAASLAARGHQRSREQVRCKIKDLRQSYSRACLPGADPEACPHFHALDRLLGAHAVPAPRDVIDPGAEGPLLDTEEEQEGSESQEPAASLPRTRDPRGTPQSRSPASSEAGEASTSAAPGTAGRTTPPAAAARARASRTARNQEDYQRRHLRFLDRQLRLQDHWVQEDLRLRQRSLEALEEQGRALRGHLQSLLDRFPFPPPPAPPLAPPLAPPAPPLAPPAPPLAPPLAPPAPPLAPPAPPAPPASAPASSTPPVLSAPPSTTIPHRRPRTRSVARRERHPDSHP, from the exons atgagccagccatccgagggctcccagccctccactgctccccacgaccagcctggcggctcccgggagcctgcccgggggcgcacaaggcgggcgcccgcctggtcaagtgcggagatcgtggacctcatcgaggtttggggggaagcctcaaatgtccacgatctccgcactagccaccggaacgcggccgtctatggacgcatggctgccagcctggccgccaggggccaccagcgcagccgggagcaggtgcgctgcaagattaaagacttgcggcagtcctactcccgggcctgcctgccaggggctgacccggaggcctgcccccacttccatgccctggaccgcctcctgggggctcatgccgtccctgccccccgggacgtgattgaccccggggcagagggaccgctcctggacaccgaggaggagcaagagggctctgagagccaggagcctgctgccagccttcccaggacccgggacccccgaggcaccccacagagccgctcgcctgcatcatcagaggccggggaggcgtccacct ctgcagcaccggggactgcagggcgcaccacaccgcctgcagcagccgcccgcgcccgggcaagcaggacagccaggaaccaggaggactaccagaggcggcatctccggttcctggaccgacagctccgtctccaggaccactgggtccaggaggacctcaggctgcgccagaggagtctggaggccctggaggagcagggccgtgccctgcgaggccacctccagagcctgctagaccgctttccatttcctcctccccctgctccccctcttgctccccctcttgctcctcctgctccccctcttgctcctcctgctccccctcttgctccccctcttgctcctcctgctccccctcttgctcctcctgctcctcctgctcctcctgcttccgctcctgcttcctccacaccccctgtcctctctgcccccccctccacaaccattccccaccgacgcccccggacccgcagtgtggcgagacgggagaggcacccagactcccacccctga